A genomic stretch from Blastopirellula sediminis includes:
- a CDS encoding tetratricopeptide repeat protein, translated as MRRWTLAPALWLLLLSPGLLLAQDDAAENKPADAAPEAETGPANQSSLLSVPKPVREAMQDRDYDRAITAIEKAIADKQGDAAYLTYLKGRAYYFAKKYKESIAVMTELTKRYPDSDWTRKARFAIGVAYARAGDYRAAELAYQAEAEYLISLERKEEIAAIYLEFADAFYAPKADNKQPDYQRALSFYQKAAEIGPMKETSTRIQLQIARCYKQMNNPGQAINLYQAFIKANEDDSLLLPARYELGEAYLAAGNRVESRRTWEDLLSLNGTAKSELIPLASFRLSETYGIPNPGNKDDLELGVAALKKFLTTYPDHEKVATAHLRIVQSYLNQGRTEDALAAVDEFLAQDKLAKTDEYASAQYLKGLALARQKKFDDAIAAWRTYLQQHPTHGHWSEAQRQIINAEYAKGLDAMEREDYDAARAAWGEFLVKYPIDERNRAIQNNFAQMLFQQKKYDEAIAAWRQVVSKYPQTEEASVAQYRVAQTLAENLNRLADAMEEYKKLNWGSQAGPAQQQIALLSNKSLAISTVRVYRSNETPRIGLKTRNLESVDVQIYKVDLETYFRKMHLATGVESLDIALIDPDSQFEHKVADYEKYRLFSSQVDVPLPGENKVKAGVMAITVSGKTQEATTLVLQSDLDMIVKSSRDEVFIFTQNMRTGKPWPGVKLLLSNGSEVFAEVETGADGVYQADRKELRDPADLRVFAIADGHIASSVVNLNGLGVAQGLARAGYLYTDRPAYRPGQLVHLKGIIRDAVNDIYVVPTKRDYKLEVYDGRNRLVMEEEIKLSDYGSFQSHLLLPSAAALGDYRIVVSDEKVRYEGSFVVHEYQLPSVFLSVESDRKVYYRGEKITGTIKAAYYYGAPVSGAEISYSLNGDRTFNATTDDKGEVKFEFETRDFRQSQTLNLAVQLPAHSTATNQPFFLSAQGYTIEAKTVRPVYLAGETFEVDATVKDAEGKPIAKDLTLKVFQLYNAKGTSEKQEKLVEEFPVKSDEKTGVIRKTLQLPDGGDYRVRLEGTDRFDNVVSGEVAVKISGEEDKIRLRILADHHTLKAGEKATVKVHWRERPALALLTLEGAKILEYRLIQLKKGDNEIEIDVASKLAPNFQMSLAVMIDPTKEQDTEEVPVRFHTATSPFQVERDLQIAMKILGDKHKPGDKIEVEVSTTNAAGQPVAAELSLAMVEKALYERFPERIAAIEKFFGGVNRSFAMRTSATIEFCYHPQTSSIDRLLLAEEERLETLAREEETLEELSDRDFDGIAMGVRPASDRFAGGMGGFGGEMGGSGFGGGGGGFFGGPGGPAPPMPAPAANQPMVEYGTYPQLEQQNRQLAQAGDKQQMNGHYMELSRRREMRADEKKRADLYFYDAAPQGGQGQLDNAWMMQPGELKDLGSQREVQMLAADGRFSNLNFAIELGEKWGAEAAGERLKKAAADGERILIGIPAQETGFWDPAVMTDKKGKTKIEITLPERSTAWLLKSRGVTIDTLAGEAQTELAVSKSLFGELRVAAAFVDGDSAQIPVTVHNDLIDKGEITVTLKTTIGAKSQTETKTLKVEKKGIVDLAFPVRFALPVAGKEDAEPGAEIEFSLTVAAAETTDQQLALVPLLPAGMPVYAIASGTSASSTSAFVQRPAKMPWSSPRMQIVIGPTVQQTLFDVLSTAPTLRQLDNQRFATGIDTNTSDLMAALALQQLMSKGRDASNPQMQSLDETIRRQLRSIVASQKDDGSWNWAGPSGASNAYTSSRAMWALSLARNAGYRVDKDVFDRGLNYLKNQLTQLGVADYESRAVLLHAVTEAGQEDFPLANQLYRNRNSLSTAGLAYLALTFAQMDRKETAGEIIALAKQKLSGGGITPLSWNSAEVETRGLYALCLYKLSPQQEELRKEVEWLMQHRCGARWAPEKAVGPIMLAVCGYNATKQLAADAYDLTVMVNDKPLKTLKFDANSTTQTLDVPVDMLTNKEKETIRFELNGRGEFSYECVLAGFVAADKLESTANNWTVRRYYTPAPIEFDGRPVSSGFGLLAGSYSSFRNTMTQLPAAKKGHVTLEMWRNNVAGNSRDQQMPYLIAFEPLPSGVRVDEKTVTGPFERFEIQPGGILFYLGGNRGLGTIQFDVIGSIPGDYQGLPTILRDAYHLSDMVVAKSQELKVLPLGGKSEDKYRLTPLELYELGRLKFDKHDYAGAQAHLTELFSNWNLQTNYFQQTVRMLLDISLEQGNSAEAVRYFEIVIEKYPELEIPFAKLMKIGKAYHEIGEYERAYLVYRATVEASFMVESQVAGFLQDQNEFLRSVEVMTSLLQNSPPEPYVATAEYALAQQVSAKAPNAAQDPQLKEKNINRVTLVRRSLGMLENFLTSNPEDPSADQAAFSLATGLIELDAYQQAISVCGDYTRRYGESNFLSSYWYITGFCHFALGQHEKALQMCEQVAEYKRPATLSGSRQLAEENKWRAVYIMGQIHHALGQAAAAITDYEKVKDRFVDAAQSIDYFLHKQIALADVSTFTPDEAVNVELKFRNIAACDVNVYRIDLMKFGLLRRNLQQITAINLAGIRPYHEEKVELGDGKDYRDRTKELKLPLKEEGAYLVVCRGENLHASGLVLISPLKVEVQEEFESGRVRATIRNVKTDAYVADVHVKVIGSANDEFVSGDTDLRGVFVADGIQGRSTILAEAEEGEYAFYRGEKSLGEVPLPVPNAKPQEPNAGYGGQMQGKGSSNKAKLNDELLRGIRAGNDMIQQEQRKNLDNFYRNDVKEGIQNFKF; from the coding sequence GGCGTTCATCAAAGCGAACGAAGATGACTCGCTGTTGCTGCCGGCTCGATATGAACTGGGCGAAGCGTACCTGGCGGCCGGCAATCGGGTCGAATCGCGTCGCACGTGGGAAGATCTGTTGTCGCTCAACGGCACCGCCAAGTCGGAGCTGATTCCACTCGCCTCGTTCCGCTTGTCGGAAACGTACGGCATTCCCAACCCCGGCAACAAGGATGACCTGGAACTAGGGGTCGCCGCACTCAAAAAGTTCCTGACGACCTATCCCGACCACGAGAAAGTCGCGACCGCGCATCTACGGATCGTGCAGAGCTATCTGAACCAGGGACGGACCGAAGACGCGCTGGCCGCGGTCGACGAATTCCTGGCCCAGGACAAGCTGGCCAAGACCGACGAGTACGCGTCGGCCCAATACTTGAAGGGTTTGGCCCTGGCGCGGCAGAAGAAGTTTGACGATGCGATCGCCGCCTGGCGAACCTACTTGCAGCAACACCCGACGCACGGTCACTGGAGCGAAGCGCAGCGTCAGATCATCAACGCCGAGTACGCCAAAGGACTCGACGCGATGGAGCGGGAAGATTACGACGCCGCTCGCGCCGCGTGGGGCGAATTCCTGGTGAAATACCCGATCGACGAACGAAATCGGGCGATCCAAAACAACTTCGCTCAGATGCTATTCCAGCAGAAGAAATACGACGAAGCGATCGCCGCGTGGCGCCAGGTCGTCTCAAAGTACCCGCAAACCGAGGAAGCGTCGGTCGCCCAGTATCGGGTCGCCCAAACGTTGGCCGAGAACCTGAATCGTCTGGCCGACGCGATGGAAGAGTACAAGAAGCTGAACTGGGGCTCGCAAGCCGGTCCGGCTCAACAGCAGATCGCACTGTTGTCGAACAAGTCGCTGGCGATCAGCACCGTCCGCGTTTATCGCAGCAACGAAACGCCGCGGATCGGGCTGAAAACGCGCAACCTGGAATCAGTCGACGTGCAGATCTACAAGGTCGACCTGGAAACCTACTTCCGCAAGATGCACCTGGCGACCGGCGTCGAATCGCTCGACATCGCGCTGATCGATCCCGATTCGCAGTTTGAGCACAAGGTGGCCGACTACGAGAAATATCGACTCTTCTCGAGCCAGGTCGACGTGCCCCTGCCGGGCGAAAACAAGGTGAAGGCGGGCGTGATGGCGATCACCGTCAGCGGCAAGACGCAGGAAGCGACCACGTTGGTCCTGCAAAGCGATCTCGACATGATCGTGAAGAGCTCGCGTGACGAGGTCTTTATCTTCACGCAGAACATGCGAACCGGCAAACCATGGCCCGGCGTCAAGCTGCTCCTTTCCAACGGCAGCGAAGTCTTCGCCGAAGTCGAAACCGGCGCCGACGGCGTTTATCAGGCCGACCGCAAAGAACTGCGTGATCCGGCCGACCTGCGGGTCTTTGCGATCGCCGACGGGCACATCGCGTCGAGCGTCGTTAACCTGAATGGTCTCGGCGTCGCCCAAGGGTTGGCTCGCGCCGGTTACTTGTACACCGATCGCCCCGCTTATCGCCCCGGTCAGCTGGTTCACTTAAAGGGGATCATCCGGGACGCGGTCAACGACATCTACGTCGTTCCAACCAAGCGCGATTACAAGCTGGAAGTCTACGACGGCCGCAATCGCCTGGTGATGGAAGAAGAGATCAAGCTGAGCGATTACGGCTCGTTCCAGTCGCACTTGCTGTTGCCGAGCGCAGCCGCGCTTGGGGATTACCGGATCGTCGTTTCGGACGAAAAAGTGCGGTATGAAGGGTCGTTCGTCGTTCATGAATACCAGCTGCCGTCGGTCTTCCTGTCGGTGGAGTCGGATCGCAAGGTCTACTACCGCGGCGAGAAGATCACCGGCACGATCAAAGCGGCCTATTACTACGGCGCCCCGGTTTCTGGCGCCGAGATTTCCTACTCGCTCAACGGCGATCGGACGTTCAACGCGACGACCGACGACAAGGGGGAAGTGAAGTTCGAGTTTGAGACTCGCGACTTCCGCCAATCGCAAACGCTGAACCTGGCGGTGCAATTGCCGGCCCATTCGACCGCGACCAACCAGCCCTTCTTCCTCTCGGCCCAAGGCTACACGATCGAAGCGAAAACGGTTCGCCCCGTCTACCTGGCCGGCGAAACGTTTGAAGTCGACGCGACGGTCAAGGACGCCGAAGGAAAACCGATCGCGAAGGACCTGACGCTGAAGGTCTTCCAACTCTACAACGCCAAGGGAACCAGCGAAAAGCAAGAGAAGCTGGTCGAGGAATTCCCAGTCAAGAGCGACGAAAAGACCGGCGTGATCCGTAAGACGCTCCAACTGCCGGACGGGGGCGACTATCGCGTTCGCCTGGAAGGAACTGACCGGTTCGACAACGTCGTCTCGGGTGAAGTGGCGGTCAAGATCTCCGGCGAAGAGGACAAGATCCGCCTCCGCATTCTGGCCGATCACCACACGCTGAAGGCGGGCGAAAAAGCGACGGTGAAAGTTCACTGGCGCGAACGTCCCGCTTTGGCGTTGTTGACGCTGGAAGGGGCGAAGATCCTGGAGTATCGCCTGATCCAGCTGAAGAAAGGGGACAACGAAATCGAAATCGACGTCGCCTCGAAACTGGCGCCCAACTTCCAGATGTCGCTGGCGGTGATGATCGATCCGACGAAAGAGCAAGATACCGAAGAAGTGCCGGTCCGGTTCCACACCGCGACTAGTCCGTTCCAGGTTGAGCGCGATCTGCAAATCGCGATGAAGATCTTGGGGGACAAGCATAAGCCCGGCGACAAGATCGAAGTGGAAGTCTCGACGACCAACGCCGCCGGTCAGCCGGTTGCGGCCGAGTTGAGCCTGGCGATGGTCGAGAAAGCGCTCTACGAACGCTTCCCCGAACGGATCGCCGCGATCGAAAAGTTCTTCGGCGGCGTCAACCGTAGCTTCGCGATGCGGACTTCGGCGACGATTGAATTCTGCTATCACCCGCAGACCAGTTCGATCGACCGTCTCCTGTTGGCGGAAGAAGAACGCCTGGAAACGCTAGCCCGCGAAGAGGAAACTCTGGAAGAGTTGAGTGATCGCGATTTCGACGGCATCGCAATGGGCGTCCGCCCAGCGTCCGATCGATTCGCCGGCGGAATGGGCGGCTTTGGCGGCGAAATGGGTGGTAGTGGCTTCGGCGGCGGCGGAGGAGGCTTCTTCGGCGGTCCAGGCGGTCCAGCTCCTCCGATGCCCGCTCCCGCGGCCAATCAGCCGATGGTCGAATACGGGACCTATCCGCAACTGGAACAGCAGAATCGCCAGCTGGCTCAAGCGGGCGACAAGCAGCAGATGAACGGACACTACATGGAGCTCTCGCGCCGCCGCGAAATGCGAGCGGACGAAAAGAAGCGGGCGGATTTGTACTTCTATGACGCTGCCCCGCAAGGGGGTCAGGGTCAGCTCGACAACGCCTGGATGATGCAGCCAGGCGAACTGAAGGACCTTGGCAGTCAGCGCGAAGTCCAGATGCTGGCGGCGGACGGACGTTTCTCGAATCTCAACTTCGCCATCGAACTTGGCGAAAAATGGGGCGCGGAAGCCGCTGGAGAACGCCTGAAGAAAGCGGCCGCCGATGGCGAGCGGATCTTGATCGGCATTCCGGCGCAGGAAACCGGTTTCTGGGATCCGGCCGTCATGACCGACAAGAAAGGGAAGACGAAGATCGAAATCACCTTGCCGGAACGTTCGACCGCGTGGCTGCTGAAATCGCGCGGCGTGACGATCGATACCCTCGCCGGCGAAGCACAAACCGAACTGGCGGTCAGCAAGTCGCTCTTCGGCGAACTGCGAGTTGCGGCGGCGTTCGTCGATGGGGACTCGGCGCAGATCCCGGTCACCGTCCACAACGACCTGATCGACAAGGGGGAGATCACCGTCACCTTGAAGACGACGATCGGCGCCAAGTCGCAAACCGAGACCAAGACGCTGAAGGTCGAAAAGAAGGGAATCGTCGATTTGGCCTTCCCGGTTCGCTTCGCGCTGCCGGTCGCCGGTAAAGAAGACGCCGAACCAGGCGCCGAAATCGAGTTCTCGCTGACCGTTGCGGCTGCCGAGACGACGGATCAGCAGTTGGCCCTCGTGCCGCTGCTTCCGGCCGGTATGCCAGTTTATGCGATCGCTTCCGGAACGTCGGCCAGCAGCACTTCGGCCTTCGTCCAGCGTCCTGCCAAGATGCCCTGGTCGAGCCCGCGGATGCAGATCGTGATCGGTCCGACGGTGCAACAAACGCTGTTTGACGTCCTCAGCACGGCGCCGACGCTCCGTCAGCTCGACAATCAGCGGTTCGCGACCGGCATCGACACCAACACCAGCGACCTGATGGCGGCGCTCGCCCTCCAGCAGCTGATGAGCAAGGGACGCGATGCGTCAAACCCGCAGATGCAATCGCTCGACGAGACGATTCGTCGCCAACTCCGCTCGATCGTCGCTTCGCAAAAGGATGACGGTTCGTGGAACTGGGCCGGTCCGTCTGGCGCCAGTAACGCGTATACCTCATCCCGCGCGATGTGGGCCTTGTCGCTGGCTCGCAATGCCGGCTATCGAGTCGACAAAGACGTCTTCGATCGCGGGCTCAACTACTTGAAGAACCAGCTGACGCAGTTGGGAGTCGCCGACTACGAAAGCCGCGCCGTCCTGCTGCATGCGGTGACCGAAGCGGGGCAGGAGGATTTTCCGCTCGCCAATCAGCTCTACCGCAATCGCAACTCGCTTTCGACCGCAGGGCTGGCTTACCTGGCCCTGACGTTCGCCCAGATGGATCGCAAGGAAACGGCCGGCGAGATCATCGCCTTGGCGAAGCAAAAGCTGAGCGGCGGCGGTATCACGCCGCTGTCGTGGAACTCGGCCGAGGTTGAAACTCGCGGGCTCTACGCGTTGTGCTTGTACAAGCTGTCGCCGCAGCAGGAAGAACTGCGCAAGGAAGTCGAATGGCTGATGCAGCATCGCTGCGGAGCCCGCTGGGCGCCGGAGAAAGCGGTCGGCCCGATCATGCTGGCGGTCTGCGGCTACAACGCCACCAAGCAATTGGCGGCCGACGCCTACGATCTGACGGTGATGGTCAACGACAAGCCGCTAAAGACGCTGAAGTTTGACGCCAACTCGACGACGCAAACGCTCGACGTCCCGGTCGACATGTTGACCAACAAAGAGAAAGAAACGATTCGCTTCGAGCTGAATGGCCGCGGCGAGTTCTCGTACGAATGCGTGTTGGCCGGCTTCGTCGCCGCCGACAAGCTGGAAAGCACCGCCAACAACTGGACCGTGCGCCGCTACTACACGCCGGCGCCGATCGAGTTCGACGGCCGCCCCGTTTCCAGCGGCTTCGGCCTGCTGGCGGGCAGCTACTCCAGCTTCCGCAACACCATGACGCAACTGCCGGCCGCCAAGAAGGGGCACGTTACGCTCGAAATGTGGCGAAACAACGTCGCCGGCAATTCGCGCGACCAGCAGATGCCTTACTTGATCGCCTTCGAGCCCCTTCCGTCCGGCGTGCGCGTCGACGAAAAGACGGTCACCGGCCCGTTCGAGCGATTTGAAATCCAGCCCGGCGGCATCCTGTTCTACCTGGGCGGCAATCGCGGCCTGGGGACGATTCAGTTTGACGTCATCGGCTCGATCCCCGGCGACTACCAAGGTTTGCCGACGATCCTCCGCGACGCCTACCACCTTAGCGATATGGTGGTCGCCAAGTCGCAAGAGCTGAAAGTGCTGCCTCTGGGCGGAAAGAGCGAAGACAAGTATCGCCTGACCCCGCTCGAACTGTACGAGCTCGGCCGACTCAAGTTTGACAAGCATGACTACGCCGGCGCTCAAGCGCACCTGACCGAGCTGTTCAGCAACTGGAATCTGCAAACCAACTACTTCCAGCAGACCGTCCGGATGCTCCTTGATATCAGCCTGGAACAAGGGAACTCGGCCGAAGCGGTTCGTTACTTCGAGATCGTGATCGAGAAGTATCCGGAACTGGAAATCCCGTTCGCCAAGCTGATGAAGATCGGCAAAGCGTATCACGAGATCGGCGAGTACGAACGGGCCTACCTGGTCTATCGGGCGACGGTCGAAGCCAGCTTCATGGTCGAAAGCCAAGTGGCCGGCTTCCTGCAGGACCAAAACGAGTTCCTCCGCAGCGTCGAAGTGATGACCTCGCTGCTGCAGAACTCGCCGCCGGAACCGTACGTTGCGACCGCCGAATACGCGCTCGCCCAGCAGGTCTCGGCCAAGGCCCCGAATGCGGCCCAGGATCCGCAGCTGAAGGAGAAGAACATCAACCGGGTCACCCTGGTCCGGCGTTCGCTTGGCATGCTCGAGAACTTCCTGACATCCAATCCGGAAGATCCGTCGGCTGACCAGGCCGCCTTCTCGTTGGCGACCGGCTTGATTGAGCTCGACGCCTATCAGCAGGCGATTTCGGTCTGCGGCGACTACACGCGTCGCTACGGAGAAAGCAACTTCCTGAGCAGCTACTGGTACATCACCGGCTTCTGCCACTTCGCCCTCGGTCAGCACGAGAAAGCGCTGCAGATGTGCGAACAGGTCGCTGAGTACAAACGCCCCGCCACCTTGTCCGGCAGCCGCCAATTGGCGGAAGAGAACAAGTGGCGAGCCGTTTACATCATGGGACAGATTCACCACGCCCTCGGCCAGGCCGCCGCGGCGATCACCGACTACGAAAAGGTCAAAGATCGCTTCGTCGACGCGGCCCAGTCGATCGATTACTTCCTGCACAAGCAGATCGCTTTGGCAGACGTTTCGACCTTCACGCCGGACGAAGCGGTCAACGTGGAGCTGAAGTTCCGCAACATCGCCGCTTGCGACGTGAACGTCTATCGGATCGACCTGATGAAATTCGGCCTCCTCCGCCGCAACTTGCAGCAGATCACCGCGATCAACCTGGCTGGCATTCGCCCCTACCACGAAGAAAAAGTGGAGCTGGGCGACGGCAAGGACTATCGCGATCGGACGAAGGAGCTGAAACTGCCGCTCAAGGAAGAAGGCGCCTATTTGGTGGTCTGTCGCGGCGAAAACCTGCATGCCAGCGGGCTCGTCCTGATCTCGCCGCTAAAGGTGGAAGTGCAGGAAGAATTTGAATCGGGCCGCGTCCGGGCGACGATTCGCAACGTCAAGACCGACGCCTACGTCGCCGACGTCCACGTGAAAGTGATCGGCTCGGCCAATGACGAGTTCGTCTCCGGCGACACCGATCTCCGCGGCGTCTTCGTCGCCGACGGCATCCAAGGCCGCTCGACGATCCTGGCCGAAGCGGAAGAAGGAGAATACGCCTTCTACCGCGGCGAGAAATCGCTCGGCGAAGTTCCCCTCCCGGTTCCCAACGCCAAGCCGCAAGAGCCGAACGCCGGCTATGGCGGTCAGATGCAGGGAAAAGGCTCGAGCAACAAGGCGAAGCTCAACGACGAACTCCTGCGAGGGATTCGAGCTGGCAACGACATGATCCAGCAAGAGCAACGAAAGAACCTGGACAACTTCTATCGCAACGACGTCAAAGAAGGGATCCAGAACTTCAAGTTCTAA